The following proteins come from a genomic window of Gimesia chilikensis:
- a CDS encoding alpha/beta hydrolase family protein, whose product MNVLRPSPWLLYSGLLFSLTSVTQAAQYDPLKTESGKSAAPIDLTMQDQSRNRDIPLRVYLPKSEQPAPVVLFSHGLGGARTGSQYLGEHWSARGYVVVYLQHPGSDEAVWKDVPVLQRLRALKSATTLQNTIDRYQDVSAVLDQLTRWNGESQHQFHQRMDLSRVGMSGHSYGAVTTQGVSGQSWRLLGKRYTDPRIKAAVMFSPSIHGRAEPADSFGQVSIPWMLLTGTKDTSPINDTTVADRREVYQGLPDSIDKYELVLFDAQHSAFSDGRQRRGLARRNPNHHKSILAVTTAFWDTYLLDSKQARQWLQGKACRGQLDPEDEWQLEVSKTGPVKN is encoded by the coding sequence ATGAATGTCTTACGACCCTCTCCGTGGTTGCTTTATTCAGGACTCCTGTTTTCACTGACCTCTGTCACGCAGGCGGCGCAGTACGATCCCCTTAAAACAGAGTCAGGCAAATCCGCAGCTCCCATTGATCTCACCATGCAGGATCAAAGTCGAAATCGCGATATCCCCCTGCGGGTTTATCTTCCGAAATCAGAACAGCCCGCGCCGGTCGTGTTATTCAGTCACGGTCTGGGAGGCGCCCGTACCGGCTCACAGTATCTGGGAGAGCACTGGTCGGCCCGCGGCTATGTCGTGGTTTACCTGCAGCATCCGGGCAGTGATGAAGCGGTCTGGAAAGACGTCCCCGTCTTACAGCGTCTGCGGGCACTCAAGTCCGCGACCACCCTGCAGAATACCATCGATCGTTACCAGGATGTGAGTGCCGTCCTCGATCAGCTCACCCGCTGGAATGGTGAATCACAGCATCAGTTTCATCAGCGAATGGACCTCAGCCGGGTCGGCATGTCGGGCCACTCTTATGGAGCAGTGACCACGCAGGGCGTCAGCGGTCAGTCCTGGCGGCTGTTGGGAAAACGTTATACCGATCCCCGCATCAAAGCCGCTGTCATGTTCAGCCCCAGCATTCACGGCCGTGCGGAACCTGCAGACTCCTTCGGACAGGTTTCGATTCCCTGGATGTTACTCACTGGCACCAAAGATACCTCACCCATTAACGACACCACCGTCGCCGACCGCCGCGAAGTCTACCAGGGACTGCCGGACAGCATCGACAAATACGAACTCGTCCTGTTCGACGCGCAACACTCCGCTTTTTCAGACGGACGACAGCGCCGCGGTCTGGCGCGCCGGAATCCCAACCACCACAAATCGATTCTCGCCGTCACCACCGCTTTCTGGGATACCTACCTCCTCGACAGCAAACAGGCCCGCCAGTGGCTGCAGGGCAAAGCCTGTCGTGGGCAACTCGATCCCGAGGACGAATGGCAGTTAGAGGTTTCGAAAACCGGGCCCGTTAAAAATTAA